In a single window of the Salmo trutta chromosome 23, fSalTru1.1, whole genome shotgun sequence genome:
- the rnf208 gene encoding RING finger protein 208 yields the protein MSMSCLRRQPVTIPMDTVKIIQSEKFPRECTVPVTQPCFTPPPRVAWDGGGEGEIIVNQACSDLALEMTCTDLAPTRPMVSSPPAPMARMGRRESYLAQRKASAAEICYHQFHYKMEDVIVNQYVLRSSSTSSSTSSSSSGPVMPCEPLDCPTCGHTYNFAGKRPRILSCLHSVCEECLQILYESCPKYKFISCPTCRRETVLFTDYGLAALAINTSILSRLPSDPNGPVQWGGEADRSCYQTVRQYCQSACTCQIANPLSSCGIM from the coding sequence ATGTCCATGTCCTGCCTCAGGCGGCAGCCTGTGACCATCCCCATGGATACCGTCAAGATCATCCAGTCGGAAAAGTTCCCCCGGGAATGCACGGTGCCAGTCACCCAGCCTTGCTTCACCCCTCCCCCGCGGGTGGcatgggatggagggggagagggagagatcatTGTGAACCAGGCGTGCAGTGACCTAGCCCTGGAGATGACCTGCACTGACCTGGCCCCCACCAgacccatggtctcatctccccCAGCTCCCATGGCCCGCATGGGCCGCAGGGAGAGCTACCTGGCCCAGCGCAAAGCCAGCGCCGCAGAGATCTGCTACCACCAGTTCCACTACAAGATGGAGGACGTCATAGTCAACCAGTACGTGCTGCGTtcttcttccacctcctcctccacctcctcttcctcctcgggGCCCGTGATGCCCTGTGAGCCCCTGGACTGCCCCACTTGCGGCCACACCTACAACTTTGCAGGCAAGCGTCCACGCATCCTCTCCTGCCTGCATTCGGTGTGTGAGGAGTGCTTGCAGATCCTCTACGAGTCCTGCCCCAAGTACAAGTTCATCTCGTGCCCAACGTGCAGGCGTGAGACGGTGCTGTTCACTGACTATGGGCTGGCTGCCCTGGCCATCAACACCAGCATCCTGAGCCGGCTGCCCTCTGACCCCAATGGCCCGGTGCAGTGGGGCGGGGAGGCCGACCGGAGCTGCTACCAGACGGTACGCCAGTACTGCCAGTCAGCCTGCACCTGCCAGATCGCCAACCCCCTGTCCTCCTGTGGCATCATGTAG